Part of the Terriglobales bacterium genome, CGATCAAACATTGTGCACACCGCCTGCCGGCGGTCCTCTTGATTCTAGATTCTTTTCAGGATTGCGGACGGAAAGGTGCGAAGTATGCGGGCGGGACCCGCTAAGCGATGACCAACTCGCCGCCGCGCTGCTTCTCGAGCACCATGGCTTCGTCGAGCGCGCGGATGGCGCACTCGACCTGGGCGTCGGCGGGCGGCTTGGTGGTGATGCGCTGCAGCCAGAGTCCGGGCTTGGTCATCATCGCGAACAGCGACTGGCGGCGCTTGGCGGCGAAGCGAATGATCTCGTAGGAGACGCCCGCGATGACCGGCAGCAGCGCGATGCGCAGCAGGATGCGCGCCCACAGCGTGTGCACCGGGAACAGCATGTAAAAGGCGATGGAGATGAGCATCACCGTCATCAGGAAGCTGGTGCCGCAGCGCGGATGGAAGGTGGAATACTTCTGCGCCTCGGCGATGGCGAGTGGCTTCTTGTCCTCGAAGGTAAAGACGGTCTTGTGCTCGGCGCCGTGGTACTCGTAGACGCGCCGGATGTCGGCCCAGAGCGAGACGCCCCAGATGAACAGCAGGAACAGGGAGAGGCGGATGACGCCGTCGACCACGTTGAACATCACGTGGCCTTCGAACGACGGGAAGAACTTTGCCAGGCCCTGCGTGGCGTACACCGGGATCATCTTGTAGAAGACGATGAAGAAGCCGACGGAGAGCAGGACATTGAGGGCAGCCATCCAGCCGGAGATCTCGACCTTCTTGACGCCCTCGGCCTTGGCGGCGTCTTCGAGCGCGACGTTGGCGGAGAACTTGAGGGCGCGGAAGCCGAGCGCCATGGCCTGGCCGAGCGTGGCGACGCCGCGGATGACGGGCCAGCCGAGCCACTGGTGCTTCTCGCTCGGGCGCTCGACGGATTCGGAATGGGTGGCGATGCCGCCGTCGGGCCGCCGGACGGCGATGGCACACGCGTGCGGCGAGCGCATCATCACGCCCTCGAGCACCGCCTGGCCGCCGACCAGGGTCTCCTCACCGCTTTCCAGCGCGGGCAGCAACTGGACAGCAGTCAGGAAACGCAGATTGTCCTTGAGCCACGACATATAAGGTTAGATGTGGGTTCCTTCAGGAACGTTTCAGTAACACCAAGCTTATCAGAGGGCGCGCGAAATGCGGTGTCAAAGCGGCTGCCCTGTGGTACTTTGCCTTTGCTTTGAGCGACATCCGGGAGCGCGTGCAGCGAGTGACCGAGGACCTGCGGGTCCTGCAGAAGGAGCTCGACCGCGTGGCGCACGGCGCCTCCGGGGAACGCAGCGCGGTGATCGACGAGCTGGTCGACGGCGAGCTGATGAACGACCTGAAGAGCGTGGTCGACAACATGCGCCACTTCCTGTGGTCGTACATCGAAGCGACCTCGACCAGCCCGCAGGACCTGAAGAGCGCGCTCCAGGGATATCGCATGCAGCGGGTGACGGAGATGCTGCGCATCCTGCGCGAGAGCGAGCTGCCGGAGCTCTCCAAGGCGAAGCACGCGCACTCCTTCTTCGAGGAGATCAACAGCATCGCGCACCGCGCGGTCGACCGCTACGAAGAGCCGCGCTCCGATGGGGCGCGCTCCGGCAAGAAGTAGTCGCTCCCCAGCTTCGCCTCCGGCATCCTTACTACTCGATGCAGCAGCTTGCCGCTCCCAGAAGTAGGCGCGCGCGAGGGCGAGCGCGCCACAACTCCGTTGGCTTACTCCTGCACGCGCAGGTTGAAGATGTGCTTGCCCTTCTTCTTGCCCTTGGTCACCGTGACGATGACCTCCCACTCGTCGCCCATGGTGAACTTCGCGCTGCCTTCGTAGACACCTGGCGGCCTTGCCGCGGCGTCGAACTCGTTCTTGCCCATGTCCATCAGGGGCATGACGAGGGAGACGTGGACCTGCGCGTCGCGCACGAGCACGCCGGTCTCGAGGACCGTGAACTCGAACTTGACGTCTTGTTCGGCGCGCGGCTCCTCGGGGGTGAGATACATCCGAACCTTGAACGGAGAACTACCCTCGACCCGCTCCGCGATCACGGACTTCGGCGGATATGGTCGCGCGGAGTACAGCGTGATCCGCGAGCCGGACTCACACCCGAGCAGCAGCGCGGCGATCACTGGGAGGAGGACCTTCTTCATCTCGTGTCGTCGGCTGAAGCCGACTCCTGATTCTAAATGGGGGAGCGAACCCAGCGCGGAAGCGCTGGGCTATTCGCCCGGCGCCGCTCCGCGGCTGGATTCAGTGCGTGTGTCCCGGCGCGCCTTCGACCTCGCGGACGGGGACGACGCAGCCGTGGGCGACGTCGCAGACGACGTTCTCGAACTGGATGGTGGTGTGGTCGATGCCGAACTGGGCGTGCAGCGCTGCCTTGACGGCGCGCAGGATGGCTTCGCTCGCCGAGGTCGGGATGTCGGCGATGGCGATGTGGCAGGAGAGCGCGTGGGATTCCGAGCCGAGCGACCAGACGTGGAGGTCGTGGACGTCGTTCACGCCGGCGACGGCGCGGATGGCGGCCTCGATGCGCGCCAGGTCCATGCCGCGCGGCGTGCCTTCCAGCAGGATGTTGAGCGTCTCGCGGATGATGCCGAAGCTCGACCACAGGATGAGGGCGCCGATGCCGAAGGAGAGCGCGGGGTCGATCCAGTTGCGGCCGCTTTCGGCGATGAAGAAGCCTCCGACCAGCACGGCCGCGGTCGAGACGGTGTCGCCGATCTCGTGGAGCACGACGCTGCGGAGGTTGACGTCGCCGCCCGCGCGGTAGACGAAGAGCGCGATGAGCGCGTTCATCACGACGCCGGCGCCCGCGGCCCACATCATCAGGCCGGGGTGGACGTCGGCGGGCTGGTAGAGGCGGCGCGCGGCCTCGTAGAAGATGTAGAAGGAGATGGCGACGAGCGAGAGCGCGTTGATGAAGGCGGCGAGC contains:
- a CDS encoding DUF1385 domain-containing protein, whose amino-acid sequence is MSWLKDNLRFLTAVQLLPALESGEETLVGGQAVLEGVMMRSPHACAIAVRRPDGGIATHSESVERPSEKHQWLGWPVIRGVATLGQAMALGFRALKFSANVALEDAAKAEGVKKVEISGWMAALNVLLSVGFFIVFYKMIPVYATQGLAKFFPSFEGHVMFNVVDGVIRLSLFLLFIWGVSLWADIRRVYEYHGAEHKTVFTFEDKKPLAIAEAQKYSTFHPRCGTSFLMTVMLISIAFYMLFPVHTLWARILLRIALLPVIAGVSYEIIRFAAKRRQSLFAMMTKPGLWLQRITTKPPADAQVECAIRALDEAMVLEKQRGGELVIA
- a CDS encoding FixH family protein, whose protein sequence is MKKVLLPVIAALLLGCESGSRITLYSARPYPPKSVIAERVEGSSPFKVRMYLTPEEPRAEQDVKFEFTVLETGVLVRDAQVHVSLVMPLMDMGKNEFDAAARPPGVYEGSAKFTMGDEWEVIVTVTKGKKKGKHIFNLRVQE
- a CDS encoding cation diffusion facilitator family transporter yields the protein LSDFLALVLSWVAVYIAARPPSARRTYGYQRAGVLAAFINALSLVAISFYIFYEAARRLYQPADVHPGLMMWAAGAGVVMNALIALFVYRAGGDVNLRSVVLHEIGDTVSTAAVLVGGFFIAESGRNWIDPALSFGIGALILWSSFGIIRETLNILLEGTPRGMDLARIEAAIRAVAGVNDVHDLHVWSLGSESHALSCHIAIADIPTSASEAILRAVKAALHAQFGIDHTTIQFENVVCDVAHGCVVPVREVEGAPGHTH